The following DNA comes from Cetobacterium sp. NK01.
CTGCCATTGTTGTAACAGCAGGAATTTTAAATTCATACAAACTTTTAAAAAAAGATATAACTAAAGCTAAAGTTATTGTTTGTGGAGCTGGAGCTGCAGGATCATCTATCATTAAAATGATTAAAACTTTAGGAGTAGCAGATATTTTAGCTATAGATATTGATGGTATCATTGCTAGAGATGATAAAAATAGGGAATATAACTTTCTAACTAAAGAGTTATCTGAAATTACAAATAAAGAAAACTTAAAGGGTGGATTAAAAGAAGCAATAAAAGGAGCAGATATATTTATTGGAGTGTCGGCACCAAGACTTTTAAAACCTGAAATGGTAAAAGAGATGAATAAAGATTCAATTATTTTTGCAATGGCTAATCCTACTCCAGAAATTATGCCAGAAGAAGCTCTAGCTGCAGGAGCAAAAATTGTTGGTACAGGAAGATCAGACTATCCTAACCAAATTAACAATGTTTTAGCATTCCCTGGACTATTTAAAGGTGCACTTGAAAGTGGAGCAAAAAAAATAACTGAAGAAATGAAGTTTGCAACTTCTCAAGCTATAGCCAATCTTATAACTGATGAAGAATTAACAACTGAATATGTAATACCTAGTCCATTTGATCCTAGAGTTGCAGAGGCTGTAGCAAAATCTATTTCAGATTTAGTTAAAAAATAATCTTTAAAATAAAGAATAAGTGAGGTTTTAATGTGTTAGATACGATATTAAATTCTATTGTACCAGTATTTTTTGTAATCGCTTTAGGGTGGTTTTCTGGAAAAAAGAAAATTGTTTCAATAGAACATAAAAAGGCTTTTGCTGACTATGTAATGATGTTCAGTTTCCCGCTACATCTTTTTATTGGTAGTGCTAAAGCTAATCCTAAGACTCTTTTAGATATTAGAATAATATCTTCATTTGCTTTAGCTTTAATGGGACTTTATGTAATTTCATTTCTTATTCAAAAGCATATTTTTAAATATGATTCAAGAAAAGCTGCACAAGGTTCAATTGTATGTGCATTCCCTAATATGGCATTTATGGGGATTCCAGTATTAACATCTTTAATTGGACCGGAAGCTTTAATCTCTGTTGCAATTGGTAACGTTATAACAAGTGTTTTTATGATTCCTATAACTACAATTATATTAGAATCAAAAGATGCTACAGCAAGTCCTATAAAAATAATTAAATCAAGTTTAATCAACTGTATGAAAAAGCCATTAATTATAGCTCCCATATTAGGATTACTTTGTTCTGTATTTCATATTGAAGTACCTAAGGTTATTTTTCATTCTTTTGAGCTTATCGGGAAAAGTACATCAGGAGTTTCATTATTTTCTTTAGGATTAATTATGGCTAGTTATAAAATTGTTTTATCAGGACAAGTTTATTTCAATATATTTATGAAAAATATATTACAACCTATTTTAATGAGTGGTTTAATTGTTTTATTTCATTTAAAGGGTATTATGGCTAAGGAAATTTTACTACTATGCGCTATGCCAACAGCTACAATTTCAACAATGTTTGGATTAAAATATGGAGTTTCAGAAGTTGAAAGTTCTAGTTCTGCAATAGTTGGAACAATTTTCTCTATTGTAACACTTAGTTTTTTAATATCATTTATACTTTAAATCAAAATATTAATTTTTATACGCAAAAAACACTAGAAATAAATTCTAGTGTTTTTTAATTTTGATATTTATAAAAATTTTCAGGTCTTCCAATCTCTCCATAAGATGTATTTATAATCAATTTATTTATAGAAACCAAATATTTTAAATATTTATTTAAAGTTACCGTACTTATATTAAGATGCTCAGAAAGTTTATTAGCATTCCACCATTTTTTCCTGTTTTCATTTAAAAAAAACTCAATTTTATCTAAAGTTTTTTTATTTATCCCCTTTGGAAATTCTAATTGATTTGAGTCAAAGGCAAAATATTCATCATACTCTTCTTGAATCATTACAGATTTTATAAGTATCTCATTTTTTTTAAAAAATTTTATTATAGCTGAATCTAATCTATTTTGACTATATGGTTTTATTAAAAAATCTATAGCACCAAATGCAATTGCCTCTTTTATTTTATTAGACTCATTTAATGCCGTAATAAAAATAATATCTGTTAATATATTTTTATTCCTAATTTTTTTTAATATTTCAATTCCATTGCTTTCACCTAAATAAACATCACAAAGAATTAAATCAATTTTAGTTTTTTCTAAAACTTCTAATACAGCTGCCTCACTCTTAACTATATCTATAACTTCTAAATTGCTATATTTCTCTAAAAATATTTTATTTATAGATGCAACCATAGGATCATCTTCAACAATTAATACCTTGTATATCATTACTATTCTCCTTGTTTAATATAATTGTAAAGTATTTTCCTCCCTCTACTTCTTCTAAGATAAATCTACCATTATAAAGTTCAATTTTAGACTTTACAAGAGATAACCCTATTCCGCGATTCTCTCCCT
Coding sequences within:
- a CDS encoding NADP-dependent malic enzyme is translated as MKKETVYEKSLELHEKNKGKIEVISKVSVTSKEELSLAYSPGVAEPCRRIAENKTDVYKYTSKGNMVAVISDGSAVLGLGNIGAEAALPVMEGKSILFKEFAGVNAFPICLDTQDTEEIIKTCKILAPSFGGINLEDISAPRCIEIETRLKEELDIPVFHDDQHGTAIVVTAGILNSYKLLKKDITKAKVIVCGAGAAGSSIIKMIKTLGVADILAIDIDGIIARDDKNREYNFLTKELSEITNKENLKGGLKEAIKGADIFIGVSAPRLLKPEMVKEMNKDSIIFAMANPTPEIMPEEALAAGAKIVGTGRSDYPNQINNVLAFPGLFKGALESGAKKITEEMKFATSQAIANLITDEELTTEYVIPSPFDPRVAEAVAKSISDLVKK
- a CDS encoding AEC family transporter, giving the protein MLDTILNSIVPVFFVIALGWFSGKKKIVSIEHKKAFADYVMMFSFPLHLFIGSAKANPKTLLDIRIISSFALALMGLYVISFLIQKHIFKYDSRKAAQGSIVCAFPNMAFMGIPVLTSLIGPEALISVAIGNVITSVFMIPITTIILESKDATASPIKIIKSSLINCMKKPLIIAPILGLLCSVFHIEVPKVIFHSFELIGKSTSGVSLFSLGLIMASYKIVLSGQVYFNIFMKNILQPILMSGLIVLFHLKGIMAKEILLLCAMPTATISTMFGLKYGVSEVESSSSAIVGTIFSIVTLSFLISFIL
- a CDS encoding response regulator, encoding MIYKVLIVEDDPMVASINKIFLEKYSNLEVIDIVKSEAAVLEVLEKTKIDLILCDVYLGESNGIEILKKIRNKNILTDIIFITALNESNKIKEAIAFGAIDFLIKPYSQNRLDSAIIKFFKKNEILIKSVMIQEEYDEYFAFDSNQLEFPKGINKKTLDKIEFFLNENRKKWWNANKLSEHLNISTVTLNKYLKYLVSINKLIINTSYGEIGRPENFYKYQN